In a genomic window of uncultured Sphaerochaeta sp.:
- a CDS encoding pyridoxal phosphate-dependent aminotransferase, whose amino-acid sequence MSNRISAFQCSPIRRLSPYARDAVKRGIKVYHLNIGQPDIKTPKQVIEAVRKYDETIIAYGNSEGRQELREALPAYYAKYGLSVQAEDILITTGGSEALQFAFMTLCDPYDEVIIPEPYYTNVSSFAHSAMVTLVPVTSKMEDGFALPDISEFEKRITRKTGAILVCSPNNPTGHVYTHEELLQLLNLCEKHDIFLIVDEVYREFCYDEKEFSSVLAFDEFSDRIICVDSFSKRYSMCGSRIGALISKNKDVLANALKLAQARLCPPDIEQVAACAALQTDDSYLVEVQAEYEKRRNFIVEGLKKIDGVKCSTPKGAFYLVAELPVDDAESFAIFMLRDFNLNGETVMVAPCEDFYVTKGIGHKQVRIAYVLNTQDLERAVACIDAGLKAYRTQVMGV is encoded by the coding sequence ATGTCCAATAGAATTTCAGCTTTCCAATGTTCTCCCATCAGACGTCTTTCCCCCTATGCCCGCGATGCGGTGAAAAGGGGAATCAAGGTATATCATCTGAACATCGGCCAACCAGACATCAAGACTCCCAAGCAAGTCATCGAGGCTGTTCGCAAGTATGATGAGACCATCATTGCCTATGGCAACAGCGAGGGGCGGCAGGAGCTTCGCGAAGCCCTCCCTGCGTATTATGCAAAATACGGCCTTTCTGTACAGGCTGAAGACATTTTGATTACCACTGGTGGCAGTGAAGCGCTGCAGTTTGCATTCATGACCTTGTGCGATCCCTATGATGAGGTCATCATTCCCGAACCGTACTACACCAATGTGTCATCCTTTGCCCACTCTGCCATGGTTACCCTGGTACCCGTTACCAGCAAGATGGAGGACGGGTTTGCTCTGCCGGATATTTCGGAGTTTGAAAAGCGTATCACCCGCAAGACCGGGGCCATCCTGGTGTGCAGTCCGAACAATCCCACCGGCCATGTATATACCCACGAAGAGCTGCTGCAACTGCTCAACCTCTGTGAAAAGCACGATATCTTCCTCATTGTCGATGAGGTGTATCGTGAGTTCTGCTACGATGAAAAGGAATTCTCAAGTGTGCTTGCGTTCGATGAGTTCAGTGACAGGATCATCTGTGTTGACAGCTTCTCCAAGCGGTACAGCATGTGCGGTTCGCGCATCGGGGCTCTGATCAGCAAGAACAAGGATGTCTTGGCCAACGCGCTCAAACTCGCCCAGGCTCGCCTTTGTCCTCCGGATATCGAGCAGGTTGCCGCATGCGCTGCTCTTCAGACTGATGACAGCTATCTGGTGGAAGTCCAGGCTGAGTACGAGAAGCGAAGGAATTTCATTGTTGAGGGCTTGAAGAAAATCGATGGGGTCAAATGCAGTACTCCCAAAGGCGCCTTCTATCTTGTGGCTGAGCTTCCAGTGGATGATGCAGAGAGTTTTGCAATTTTCATGCTGCGGGATTTCAATCTGAATGGGGAGACTGTCATGGTTGCTCCCTGTGAGGATTTCTACGTAACCAAGGGTATCGGGCACAAGCAGGTGCGTATTGCCTATGTGCTCAATACCCAGGATTTGGAGCGTGCGGTTGCCTGCATCGATGCAGGCTTGAAAGCCTACCGCACACAGGTGATGGGAGTATAG
- a CDS encoding secondary thiamine-phosphate synthase enzyme YjbQ yields MMTYRKELWFHLNKRRGLINITEAVQEAVDECGIKEGLVLVNAMNITSSVFINAVEKGLHEDFEIWLEKLAPELPYEQYNHNTETEHNADGHLKRSIMGREAVIAITGGRLDFGSWEQIFYFDFDGMRDKHVLVKIIGE; encoded by the coding sequence ATGATGACCTATCGAAAGGAACTGTGGTTTCACCTCAACAAACGCCGCGGATTGATCAACATCACCGAGGCAGTGCAAGAAGCAGTCGATGAGTGCGGGATCAAGGAGGGATTGGTACTCGTCAATGCGATGAATATCACCAGCAGTGTCTTCATCAACGCTGTTGAGAAGGGACTACATGAAGACTTCGAGATCTGGCTTGAAAAACTCGCCCCGGAGCTTCCGTACGAACAGTACAACCACAACACGGAAACGGAGCACAATGCAGATGGCCACCTCAAACGGTCCATCATGGGCCGTGAGGCGGTCATTGCAATTACCGGGGGAAGACTCGATTTCGGCAGTTGGGAGCAAATCTTCTACTTTGACTTTGACGGAATGCGTGACAAGCACGTACTGGTCAAAATCATCGGCGAATAG
- a CDS encoding DMT family transporter, with translation MQEIQVISKQRRALGHVSVLLTMVVWATTYVSTKVLLTSFTPPQILVIRSALALLVLSLLNPGKLVYQQKSDRFLVALAGFCGIFLYYFLENTALIYSSASNVGVIVAAAPFFILLASRLILKEEMLRKNYFVGLALSMVGIILLTYEGSEQLSFNPFGDLLALLAIMVWALYTVVTRIIGRKGYPNLLVTKSMFFYGLLGHLLVLIIQGDHLDVGLVVSSPYLAHFLFLGLVASALCFLSWNFGLRTIGPIKSSFYLYLSPIITIAVAFLFLGERMSRTDAIGTGCILAGLLISEYHGRG, from the coding sequence ATGCAGGAAATCCAAGTCATATCGAAGCAGAGACGGGCGCTCGGCCATGTATCTGTACTTCTTACGATGGTTGTCTGGGCCACCACCTATGTCTCCACCAAGGTGTTGCTCACCTCGTTTACACCGCCCCAGATCCTGGTCATCCGTTCTGCTCTTGCCCTGCTTGTACTTTCGTTGCTCAATCCAGGCAAGTTGGTGTATCAGCAGAAGAGCGATCGGTTTCTGGTGGCTTTGGCTGGCTTCTGTGGTATTTTCCTCTACTATTTCCTGGAAAACACTGCCTTGATCTACAGCAGTGCAAGCAACGTAGGGGTCATTGTTGCAGCAGCCCCGTTTTTCATCCTGCTTGCCTCCCGTCTGATCCTGAAGGAAGAGATGCTCAGGAAAAACTACTTCGTTGGTCTTGCACTCTCCATGGTCGGCATCATCCTGCTTACCTACGAAGGTTCTGAACAACTTTCCTTCAATCCTTTCGGCGATCTGCTTGCCTTGCTTGCCATCATGGTCTGGGCGCTCTATACGGTGGTGACGCGGATCATCGGTAGGAAGGGGTATCCGAACCTGTTGGTCACCAAGAGCATGTTCTTCTATGGCTTGCTGGGGCATCTGCTCGTACTCATCATCCAGGGCGATCACCTTGATGTCGGCCTGGTTGTCAGCTCCCCGTATCTTGCTCATTTCCTGTTTCTCGGGCTGGTTGCCTCAGCCTTGTGCTTCCTGTCCTGGAACTTCGGGTTGCGAACGATCGGCCCTATCAAGAGCAGTTTCTATCTCTATCTCAGTCCCATCATCACCATTGCCGTTGCCTTTCTCTTTTTGGGAGAACGGATGAGCAGAACCGATGCCATAGGTACCGGTTGCATCCTGGCAGGTTTGTTGATCAGCGAGTATCACGGAAGGGGTTGA
- a CDS encoding radical SAM protein: protein MDTQSKLDILSRDAQYDLSCACGTKNPQEHRKRSSNTAGWLYPTTTASGGPGIMLKTLMGNRCTNDCKYCPLRNNQDFRPTALAPKEMASFFHEFQSKRPLIGLFLSSAVLGTPEKTMEMLTDTAKILRRGYNYRGYIHLKIIPGSSKESIDEALRYASAVSLNIEAPGVDHFSKLSESKSYDQDILKPLAYIAQQTAKGSRYERVHTSSQFIVGASDELDREILLYSARMYSELHLGRLYFSAYQRGLGDPAIPGEKLTVSEQLPLFPDEVIPASNTEILTREHRLYQADFLLRKYGFGFEDLLFAKDGNLSLEKDPKLVWAQANPQFYPLSVKRASKDALLRVPGLGPVYVNRIVKGRREAPLSCLEDLRLPQSVLEKARPFLTI from the coding sequence ATGGATACGCAAAGCAAGCTGGATATCTTGAGCCGTGATGCACAATATGATCTCAGTTGTGCCTGTGGAACGAAGAATCCCCAGGAGCATCGCAAACGCAGCAGCAACACAGCTGGATGGTTGTATCCCACAACCACTGCCAGTGGAGGGCCGGGTATCATGCTCAAGACCCTCATGGGAAACCGGTGCACCAACGACTGCAAATATTGTCCGCTGCGCAACAATCAGGATTTCCGACCGACTGCCCTCGCTCCCAAGGAGATGGCCTCCTTCTTCCATGAATTTCAGAGCAAACGGCCGCTTATCGGGCTTTTCTTGTCCAGTGCAGTGCTGGGGACACCTGAAAAGACGATGGAGATGCTTACCGATACGGCAAAGATTTTGCGTCGTGGATACAACTACCGAGGCTACATCCATCTGAAGATCATTCCTGGCAGCAGCAAAGAGAGCATCGATGAAGCGCTCCGGTATGCATCGGCGGTCTCGCTGAATATCGAGGCTCCTGGAGTTGACCACTTTTCCAAGCTTTCGGAGTCCAAGAGCTACGATCAGGATATTCTCAAGCCTTTGGCATACATTGCGCAGCAGACTGCAAAGGGTTCACGCTATGAACGCGTGCATACTTCCAGCCAGTTCATTGTCGGGGCAAGTGATGAGCTCGATCGGGAGATTCTCTTGTATTCGGCCCGCATGTATTCCGAGCTTCATCTGGGCAGGCTGTATTTCAGTGCCTATCAGCGGGGGCTTGGAGACCCGGCCATCCCAGGTGAGAAGCTTACCGTATCCGAGCAACTTCCCCTGTTTCCCGATGAGGTCATTCCCGCTTCCAATACCGAAATCCTGACGCGCGAACACAGGCTGTATCAAGCTGATTTCCTGCTGCGCAAGTATGGGTTTGGGTTTGAGGACCTGCTGTTCGCAAAGGATGGAAACCTTTCCTTGGAAAAGGATCCCAAATTGGTCTGGGCGCAGGCAAATCCCCAATTCTACCCGCTGTCAGTCAAGCGTGCCTCAAAGGATGCTTTGCTTCGGGTCCCCGGCTTGGGGCCTGTCTATGTGAATAGGATTGTGAAAGGTCGTAGGGAGGCTCCACTCTCTTGCCTTGAGGATCTTCGTCTTCCGCAGTCGGTTCTGGAGAAAGCACGGCCCTTCCTGACAATCTGA